The following coding sequences are from one Rattus rattus isolate New Zealand chromosome 11, Rrattus_CSIRO_v1, whole genome shotgun sequence window:
- the LOC116912491 gene encoding granulocyte-macrophage colony-stimulating factor receptor subunit alpha-like isoform X1 has product MSIIPLPQLLALLCCCGLAAATQGPTDPSTPPNLGPAHFHNLTFDPGTWTLSWACGGHDGAVMSCTVIDQEAGIRRRVRSRGCGCRFQPMELHRGVDLEVAGDKGHDHVHQTLRFENEGAPGSGAENLTCEILAAHFLCCYWAVGPAAPDDIRYSLRVLNATGHEVASCSAAPGTPPTRCQADDLTHLPRLAYIVVTGQSRTGLVRFLDAVVNTKGIERLSPPDNVSASCNFSHCTITWAPPPTWAPMTEQDFRFEIEWKPCPPLSSSTQKAEPSSIAQKVVIAGREDNAFAFPSPAPRGRLWVRVRAGDTRSDRWSDWSPALELGSDATTPPRALVLAASSCAALLCALALGAACRRLALSRRLLPPIPGIRDRVSDDERVNSETLRKDLLRP; this is encoded by the exons ATGAGCatcattcccctgcctcagctcctcgCCCTGCTCTGCTGCTGCGGACTCGCTGCTGCTACTCAGG GCCCCACAGACCCGTCCACGCCCCCTAACCTAGGCCCCGCTCACTTCCACAACCTGACCTTCGACCCCGGGACCTGGACACTGAGCTGGGCCTGTGGCGGCCATGATGGGGCAGTGATGTCGTGCACGGTGATTGACCAGGAGGCAGGGATCCGGCGCAGAGTGCGG TCCCGGGGCTGCGGCTGCCGGTTTCAGCCAATGGAGCTACACCGCGGGGTCGACCTGGAGGTTGCAGGGGACAAAGGCCATGACCACGTCCATCAGACTCTGCGCTTCGAGAATGAAG GTGCCCCAGGCTCCGGGGCAGAGAACCTGACCTGTGAGATCCTTGCTGCCCACTTCCTGTGCTGTTATTGGGCGGTGGGGCCGGCTGCACCCGATGACATCAGATACTCACTGCGCGTGCTCAACGCCAC TGGTCATGAGGTCGCCAGCTGCTCCGCTGCCCCCGGAACCCCACCCACGCGTTGCCAGGCTGATGATCTCACACATCTGCCCCGCCTCGCATACATCGTCGTCACTGGGCAGAGCCGGACAGGGCTGGTGCGGTTCCTGGATGCCGTGGTCAACACCAAGGGCATTG AGCGCCTGAGTCCCCCAGATAACGTCTCTGCCTCCTGTAACTTCTCCCACTGCACCATCACCTGGGCTCCGCCCCCTACCTGGGCGCCTATGACGGAACAGGATTTCCGCTTTGAGATCGAGTGGAAG CCCTGCccacccctttcttcctccactcAGAAGGCGGAGCCCAGCAGCATTGCCCAGAAG GTGGTTATCGCAGGGCGCGAGGACAACGCCTTCGCcttccccagccccgccccccgTGGCCGCCTCTGGGTCAGAGTTCGTGCAGGGGACACACGCAGTGATCGGTGGAGCGACTGGAGCCCCGCCCTGGAGCTCG gCTCGGATGCCACAACCCCGCCGCGGGCCCTGGTGTTGGCGGCGTCGAGCTGTGCAGCCCTGCTGTGTGCGCTGGCGCTGGGGGCAGCCTGCAGGAG ACTCGCGCTCTCACGCCGcctcctcccccccatccccGGGATCCGGGACCGCGTATCTGATGACGAGCGTGTCAActcggag ACGCTGAGGAAGGACCTGCTGCGGCCCTAG
- the LOC116912491 gene encoding granulocyte-macrophage colony-stimulating factor receptor subunit alpha-like isoform X2, with translation MSIIPLPQLLALLCCCGLAAATQGPTDPSTPPNLGPAHFHNLTFDPGTWTLSWACGGHDGAVMSCTVIDQEAGIRRRVRSRGCGCRFQPMELHRGVDLEVAGDKGHDHVHQTLRFENEGAPGSGAENLTCEILAAHFLCCYWAVGPAAPDDIRYSLRVLNATGHEVASCSAAPGTPPTRCQADDLTHLPRLAYIVVTGQSRTGLVRFLDAVVNTKGIERLSPPDNVSASCNFSHCTITWAPPPTWAPMTEQDFRFEIEWKKAEPSSIAQKVVIAGREDNAFAFPSPAPRGRLWVRVRAGDTRSDRWSDWSPALELGSDATTPPRALVLAASSCAALLCALALGAACRRLALSRRLLPPIPGIRDRVSDDERVNSETLRKDLLRP, from the exons ATGAGCatcattcccctgcctcagctcctcgCCCTGCTCTGCTGCTGCGGACTCGCTGCTGCTACTCAGG GCCCCACAGACCCGTCCACGCCCCCTAACCTAGGCCCCGCTCACTTCCACAACCTGACCTTCGACCCCGGGACCTGGACACTGAGCTGGGCCTGTGGCGGCCATGATGGGGCAGTGATGTCGTGCACGGTGATTGACCAGGAGGCAGGGATCCGGCGCAGAGTGCGG TCCCGGGGCTGCGGCTGCCGGTTTCAGCCAATGGAGCTACACCGCGGGGTCGACCTGGAGGTTGCAGGGGACAAAGGCCATGACCACGTCCATCAGACTCTGCGCTTCGAGAATGAAG GTGCCCCAGGCTCCGGGGCAGAGAACCTGACCTGTGAGATCCTTGCTGCCCACTTCCTGTGCTGTTATTGGGCGGTGGGGCCGGCTGCACCCGATGACATCAGATACTCACTGCGCGTGCTCAACGCCAC TGGTCATGAGGTCGCCAGCTGCTCCGCTGCCCCCGGAACCCCACCCACGCGTTGCCAGGCTGATGATCTCACACATCTGCCCCGCCTCGCATACATCGTCGTCACTGGGCAGAGCCGGACAGGGCTGGTGCGGTTCCTGGATGCCGTGGTCAACACCAAGGGCATTG AGCGCCTGAGTCCCCCAGATAACGTCTCTGCCTCCTGTAACTTCTCCCACTGCACCATCACCTGGGCTCCGCCCCCTACCTGGGCGCCTATGACGGAACAGGATTTCCGCTTTGAGATCGAGTGGAAG AAGGCGGAGCCCAGCAGCATTGCCCAGAAG GTGGTTATCGCAGGGCGCGAGGACAACGCCTTCGCcttccccagccccgccccccgTGGCCGCCTCTGGGTCAGAGTTCGTGCAGGGGACACACGCAGTGATCGGTGGAGCGACTGGAGCCCCGCCCTGGAGCTCG gCTCGGATGCCACAACCCCGCCGCGGGCCCTGGTGTTGGCGGCGTCGAGCTGTGCAGCCCTGCTGTGTGCGCTGGCGCTGGGGGCAGCCTGCAGGAG ACTCGCGCTCTCACGCCGcctcctcccccccatccccGGGATCCGGGACCGCGTATCTGATGACGAGCGTGTCAActcggag ACGCTGAGGAAGGACCTGCTGCGGCCCTAG
- the LOC116912491 gene encoding granulocyte-macrophage colony-stimulating factor receptor subunit alpha-like isoform X3: MSIIPLPQLLALLCCCGLAAATQGPTDPSTPPNLGPAHFHNLTFDPGTWTLSWACGGHDGAVMSCTVIDQEAGIRRRVRSRGCGCRFQPMELHRGVDLEVAGDKGHDHVHQTLRFENEGAPGSGAENLTCEILAAHFLCCYWAVGPAAPDDIRYSLRVLNATGHEVASCSAAPGTPPTRCQADDLTHLPRLAYIVVTGQSRTGLVRFLDAVVNTKGIERLSPPDNVSASCNFSHCTITWAPPPTWAPMTEQDFRFEIEWKPCPPLSSSTQKAEPSSIAQKARMPQPRRGPWCWRRRAVQPCCVRWRWGQPAGDSRSHAASSPPSPGSGTAYLMTSVSTRRR, translated from the exons ATGAGCatcattcccctgcctcagctcctcgCCCTGCTCTGCTGCTGCGGACTCGCTGCTGCTACTCAGG GCCCCACAGACCCGTCCACGCCCCCTAACCTAGGCCCCGCTCACTTCCACAACCTGACCTTCGACCCCGGGACCTGGACACTGAGCTGGGCCTGTGGCGGCCATGATGGGGCAGTGATGTCGTGCACGGTGATTGACCAGGAGGCAGGGATCCGGCGCAGAGTGCGG TCCCGGGGCTGCGGCTGCCGGTTTCAGCCAATGGAGCTACACCGCGGGGTCGACCTGGAGGTTGCAGGGGACAAAGGCCATGACCACGTCCATCAGACTCTGCGCTTCGAGAATGAAG GTGCCCCAGGCTCCGGGGCAGAGAACCTGACCTGTGAGATCCTTGCTGCCCACTTCCTGTGCTGTTATTGGGCGGTGGGGCCGGCTGCACCCGATGACATCAGATACTCACTGCGCGTGCTCAACGCCAC TGGTCATGAGGTCGCCAGCTGCTCCGCTGCCCCCGGAACCCCACCCACGCGTTGCCAGGCTGATGATCTCACACATCTGCCCCGCCTCGCATACATCGTCGTCACTGGGCAGAGCCGGACAGGGCTGGTGCGGTTCCTGGATGCCGTGGTCAACACCAAGGGCATTG AGCGCCTGAGTCCCCCAGATAACGTCTCTGCCTCCTGTAACTTCTCCCACTGCACCATCACCTGGGCTCCGCCCCCTACCTGGGCGCCTATGACGGAACAGGATTTCCGCTTTGAGATCGAGTGGAAG CCCTGCccacccctttcttcctccactcAGAAGGCGGAGCCCAGCAGCATTGCCCAGAAG gCTCGGATGCCACAACCCCGCCGCGGGCCCTGGTGTTGGCGGCGTCGAGCTGTGCAGCCCTGCTGTGTGCGCTGGCGCTGGGGGCAGCCTGCAGGAG ACTCGCGCTCTCACGCCGcctcctcccccccatccccGGGATCCGGGACCGCGTATCTGATGACGAGCGTGTCAActcggag ACGCTGA
- the LOC116912491 gene encoding granulocyte-macrophage colony-stimulating factor receptor subunit alpha-like isoform X4 — protein MSIIPLPQLLALLCCCGLAAATQGPTDPSTPPNLGPAHFHNLTFDPGTWTLSWACGGHDGAVMSCTVIDQEAGIRRRVRSRGCGCRFQPMELHRGVDLEVAGDKGHDHVHQTLRFENEGAPGSGAENLTCEILAAHFLCCYWAVGPAAPDDIRYSLRVLNATGHEVASCSAAPGTPPTRCQADDLTHLPRLAYIVVTGQSRTGLVRFLDAVVNTKGIERLSPPDNVSASCNFSHCTITWAPPPTWAPMTEQDFRFEIEWKKAEPSSIAQKARMPQPRRGPWCWRRRAVQPCCVRWRWGQPAGDSRSHAASSPPSPGSGTAYLMTSVSTRRR, from the exons ATGAGCatcattcccctgcctcagctcctcgCCCTGCTCTGCTGCTGCGGACTCGCTGCTGCTACTCAGG GCCCCACAGACCCGTCCACGCCCCCTAACCTAGGCCCCGCTCACTTCCACAACCTGACCTTCGACCCCGGGACCTGGACACTGAGCTGGGCCTGTGGCGGCCATGATGGGGCAGTGATGTCGTGCACGGTGATTGACCAGGAGGCAGGGATCCGGCGCAGAGTGCGG TCCCGGGGCTGCGGCTGCCGGTTTCAGCCAATGGAGCTACACCGCGGGGTCGACCTGGAGGTTGCAGGGGACAAAGGCCATGACCACGTCCATCAGACTCTGCGCTTCGAGAATGAAG GTGCCCCAGGCTCCGGGGCAGAGAACCTGACCTGTGAGATCCTTGCTGCCCACTTCCTGTGCTGTTATTGGGCGGTGGGGCCGGCTGCACCCGATGACATCAGATACTCACTGCGCGTGCTCAACGCCAC TGGTCATGAGGTCGCCAGCTGCTCCGCTGCCCCCGGAACCCCACCCACGCGTTGCCAGGCTGATGATCTCACACATCTGCCCCGCCTCGCATACATCGTCGTCACTGGGCAGAGCCGGACAGGGCTGGTGCGGTTCCTGGATGCCGTGGTCAACACCAAGGGCATTG AGCGCCTGAGTCCCCCAGATAACGTCTCTGCCTCCTGTAACTTCTCCCACTGCACCATCACCTGGGCTCCGCCCCCTACCTGGGCGCCTATGACGGAACAGGATTTCCGCTTTGAGATCGAGTGGAAG AAGGCGGAGCCCAGCAGCATTGCCCAGAAG gCTCGGATGCCACAACCCCGCCGCGGGCCCTGGTGTTGGCGGCGTCGAGCTGTGCAGCCCTGCTGTGTGCGCTGGCGCTGGGGGCAGCCTGCAGGAG ACTCGCGCTCTCACGCCGcctcctcccccccatccccGGGATCCGGGACCGCGTATCTGATGACGAGCGTGTCAActcggag ACGCTGA